A genome region from Conger conger chromosome 16, fConCon1.1, whole genome shotgun sequence includes the following:
- the LOC133114363 gene encoding interferon a3-like, which yields MHLKAVGMYCTLTLLSWSFAQGCTWMQPREKGSQSNFKVISYHSIQLLEQMGDGNTQRKTSAQILNRLYEHAENMQAEERVFFIHEVINHIKELFINGKCDTVTWDQKNFQMFQLNLDRQASELKQCIRTLKSRGSHASSFKKIKTYFKRMLLESKNYSTDDWEAVRAEVLTHLRRLDILASMEK from the exons ATGCACCTAAAGGCCGTTGGGATGTACTGCACTCTGACGCTCTTGAGCTggagctttgctcaagggtgcacCTGGATGCAGCCTCGAGAAAAAGGCTCTCAAAGCAATTTCAAAGTGATCAGCTATCACTCCATACAACTGCTTGAACAGATG GGCGATGGAAATACACAACGAAAAACCAGTGCTCAAATTCTGAACAGGCTATACGAACATGCTGAAAATATGCAG GCTGAAGAACGCGTCTTCTTCATCCACGAAGTCATAAACCATATAAAAGAGCTCTTTATTAATGGCAAATGTGACACTGTTACTTGGGACCAAAAAAACTTTCAGATGTTCCAACTCAACCTCGATCGTCAGGCTTCGGAGCTGAAACAATGC ATAAGGACACTCAAGTCCCGGGGATCTCACGCAAGttcgtttaagaaaataaaaacatatttcaagagAATGCTCCTGGAAAGCAAG aactacagcactgatgactgGGAGGCAGTCAGAGCCGAAGTCCTCACACATTTACGAAGACTTGATATCCTGGCCAGCATGGAAAAATAG
- the LOC133114349 gene encoding interferon a3-like: MHLKAVGMYCTLTLLSWSFAQGCTWMQPREKGSQSNFKVISYHSIQLLEQMGDGNTQRKTSAQVLNRLYEHSENMQAEERVFFIHEVINNIKELFINGKCDAVTWDKKKFQMFQLNLDRQASELKQCIRILKSRASHASSFKKIKIYFKKMLLESKNYSTDDWEAVRAEVLTHLRRLDILASMEK, from the exons ATGCACCTAAAGGCCGTTGGGATGTACTGCACTCTGACGCTCTTGAGCTggagctttgctcaagggtgcacCTGGATGCAACCTCGAGAAAAAGGCTCTCAAAGCAATTTCAAAGTGATCAGCTATCACTCCATACAACTGCTTGAACAGATG GGCGATGGAAATACACAACGAAAAACCAGTGCTCAAGTCCTGAACAGGCTCTACGAACATTCTGAAAATATGCAG GCTGAAGAACGCGTCTTCTTCATCCACGAAGtcataaacaatataaaagagCTCTTTATTAATGGCAAATGTGACGCTGTTACTTGggacaaaaaaaagtttcagaTGTTCCAACTGAACCTCGATCGTCAGGCCTCGGAGCTGAAACAATGC ATAAGGATACTCAAGTCCCGGGCATCTCACGCAAGttcgtttaagaaaataaaaatatatttcaagaaAATGCTCCTGGAAAGCAAG aactacagcactgatgactgGGAGGCAGTCAGAGCCGAAGTCCTCACACATTTACGAAGACTTGATATCCTGGCCAGCATGGAAAAATAG
- the LOC133115044 gene encoding uncharacterized protein LOC133115044 codes for MHLKAVGMYCTLTLLSWSFAQGCTWMQPREKGSQSNFKVISYHSIQLLEQMGDGNTQRKTSAQVLNRLYEHSENMQAEERVFFIHEVINNIKELFINGKCDTVTWDKKNFQMFQLNLDRQASELKQCIRTPKSRGSHASSFKKIKTYFKRMLLESKNYSTDDWEAVRAEVLTHLRRLDILASMEKEFWRSLKAELQLSELLLHLGSEATLLGDGNTQRKTSAQVLNRLYEHSENMQAEERVFFIHEVINNIKELFINGKCDSVTWDQKNFQMFQLNLDRQASELKQCNYSTDDWEAVRAEVLTHLRRLDILASMEK; via the exons ATGCACCTAAAGGCCGTTGGGATGTACTGCACTCTGACGCTCTTGAGCTggagctttgctcaagggtgcacCTGGATGCAGCCTCGAGAAAAAGGCTCTCAAAGCAATTTCAAAGTGATCAGCTATCACTCCATACAACTGCTTGAACAGATG GGCGATGGAAATACACAACGAAAAACCAGTGCTCAAGTCCTGAACAGGCTCTACGAACATTCTGAAAATATGCAG GCTGAAGAACGCGTCTTCTTCATCCACGAAGtcataaacaatataaaagagctctttattaatggcaaatgtgacactgttacttgggacaaaaaaaactttcagatgTTCCAACTCAACCTCGATCGTCAGGCTTCGGAGCTGAAACAATGC ATAAGGACACCCAAGTCCCGGGGATCTCACGCAAGttcgtttaagaaaataaaaacatatttcaagagAATGCTCCTGGAAAGCAAG aactacagcactgatgactgGGAGGCAGTCAGAGCCGAAGTCCTCACACATTTACGAAGACTTGATATCCTGGCCAGCATGGAAAAAGAGTTCTGGAG ATCTCTTAAGGCAGAGCTTCAGTTATCAGAACTTTTGTTACATTTGGGCTCAGAGGCGACCCTGCTG GGCGATGGAAATACACAACGAAAAACCAGTGCTCAAGTCCTGAACAGGCTCTACGAACATTCTGAAAATATGCAG GCTGAAGAACGCGTCTTCTTCATCCACGAAGtcataaacaatataaaagagCTCTTTATTAATGGCAAATGTGACTCTGTTACTTGGGACCAAAAAAACTTTCAGATGTTCCAACTCAACCTCGATCGTCAGGCTTCGGAGCTGAAACAATGC aactacagcactgatgactgGGAGGCAGTCAGAGCCGAAGTCCTCACACATTTACGAAGACTTGATATCCTGGCCAGCATGGAAAAATAG